TTGCCTTTCAAGACAGCATACCGTGCAAGGATTTTGAAGAAAGATGCGTCGTTGAGACGGATTTTTACTGGTGCAAGGACTGCCGAACGACCTTTTATCGCGAAGATCTAAAGTTGCACGAGGGGCATAAGGTATTTATTGAAACCTCGACTTTACCTATTGAGGATATAGTGGAATATACGTTCGCAGGCGATTGAATTTGAAGAAGTTAGTAGAAGTAAGGTTCCATGGAAGGGGCGGCCAAGGTATTGTCACGGCCGCGAGGATATTAGCCGAGGCGTGTCTTTTGGAAAACAGGTATTCGCTATCATTCCCTGAGTTTGGTCCCGAACGTTCCGGCGCACCCGTAAGGGCCTATGTCAGGATATCCGATGAACCAATAGAAGTTAGGTCTTTAGTCTACGATCCGGAAATCGTTGTGTCAATAGACCCGAAAATATCCTCCTCCGCTGAAATATTGACTGGGTTGGATGATGAAGGCATTGTCATTATAAACTCAAAGAACATCAGTGAGGAGCTTTTAAAGGCAACGGCCTCTAAACCTAAGGCAAAATTATTTTACGTGGATGCAAGGGGCATAGCGCTCTCTTTGGGCGATGCAAGGTTCGAAAACTCGGTGATTCTGGGAGCTGTTGCTAAAGCGACGGGGATTGTTTCCCTAAGTTCGCTGGAATCTGTTCTAAAAACAAAGTTCAAAGGAGCCGTTCTCGAGAATAACCTTAAAGCGATGCGGTTAGGATATGATATGGTGGGACAGGCTTAATGGCAAAGGTTGAAATGAGCATACTTCCCGGTGGCATCGTAAGTAGACCTGGTTCTACGACCGATTACAAAACTGGAACTTGGAGGGTTAAAAAACCTGTAGTGGACTTAGATAAATGTACAGGCTGCCTTCTATGCTGGGTATACTGCCCTGAGCCGGCCATTCGAAAGAGGAATGACGGTAAGATTGAGTTCGATTACGATTATTGTAAAGGCTGCGGCATATGCTTCGTTGAATGCCCCTCTAAGGCCATAAATATGGTGGAGGAGTGAGAAAAATGGCGCTTCTTCAACCCAAGACCCTTAAGCCGATGTCGACCTCGGAGGCAATTGCGTACGCTGTTAAGCAGGCGAACGTCGACGTTATAGCCGCCTATCCGATCACACCGCAGACCATAATAGT
This genomic stretch from Aigarchaeota archaeon harbors:
- the porD gene encoding pyruvate synthase subunit PorD codes for the protein MAKVEMSILPGGIVSRPGSTTDYKTGTWRVKKPVVDLDKCTGCLLCWVYCPEPAIRKRNDGKIEFDYDYCKGCGICFVECPSKAINMVEE
- a CDS encoding 2-oxoacid:acceptor oxidoreductase family protein; this encodes MKKLVEVRFHGRGGQGIVTAARILAEACLLENRYSLSFPEFGPERSGAPVRAYVRISDEPIEVRSLVYDPEIVVSIDPKISSSAEILTGLDDEGIVIINSKNISEELLKATASKPKAKLFYVDARGIALSLGDARFENSVILGAVAKATGIVSLSSLESVLKTKFKGAVLENNLKAMRLGYDMVGQA